In one window of Leptolyngbya sp. 'hensonii' DNA:
- a CDS encoding ligase-associated DNA damage response exonuclease, with protein sequence MTLIAIRPEGLYCQQGGFFIDPWRSVNLALITHAHSDHARPGSRQYMATQVSAGILRKRLGERISLQGVAYGEKIKLGRTWVSFHPAGHVLGSAQIRVECGEEVWVISGDYKRCADPTCAPFEVVPCDTFITEATFGLPIYRWESGATTCRKIYDWWQSDPERPSLLLCYAFGKAQRILSELTQLTDRPVYVHGAIDVMNESYRQAGVSMVKTIPVTEMPCSHSFQGDLILAPPNANRSPWIKGLTQPQTAFASGWMAVRGARRQRGQDQGFVLSDHADWAGLVNTVRQTGARTVHVTHGQTETLARYLSETDGLNAQPLETLFEGEGGG encoded by the coding sequence ATGACCCTTATCGCAATCCGCCCGGAAGGACTTTACTGCCAACAGGGGGGCTTTTTTATCGATCCCTGGAGATCGGTCAACCTGGCTCTAATTACCCATGCCCATTCTGACCATGCCCGTCCCGGTTCCCGGCAATACATGGCCACTCAAGTTTCTGCCGGTATCTTGCGGAAACGTCTGGGGGAGCGCATCTCGCTGCAGGGGGTTGCATACGGGGAGAAGATTAAATTGGGCCGCACCTGGGTTTCCTTTCATCCGGCTGGCCACGTCCTCGGCTCGGCCCAGATTCGCGTGGAGTGCGGCGAGGAGGTCTGGGTGATCTCTGGAGATTACAAGCGCTGCGCCGATCCTACCTGTGCCCCCTTTGAGGTTGTGCCCTGCGACACCTTCATTACAGAAGCAACCTTTGGTTTGCCAATATATAGATGGGAATCAGGAGCTACGACCTGTCGCAAGATTTATGACTGGTGGCAAAGTGATCCGGAACGGCCTTCACTGCTCCTCTGTTATGCCTTTGGTAAAGCCCAGCGAATTCTGAGTGAGTTGACCCAGTTGACCGATCGGCCAGTCTACGTCCATGGGGCCATTGATGTTATGAACGAAAGCTATCGTCAGGCTGGGGTATCGATGGTGAAGACAATTCCGGTGACAGAGATGCCCTGCAGCCATTCGTTTCAGGGGGACCTGATTCTGGCTCCTCCCAATGCTAACCGGTCTCCCTGGATCAAAGGACTGACTCAACCCCAAACTGCCTTTGCTTCTGGCTGGATGGCAGTGCGAGGAGCCCGACGGCAACGGGGCCAGGACCAGGGGTTTGTCCTCTCAGATCATGCCGATTGGGCGGGCCTGGTGAATACAGTCCGCCAGACAGGGGCCAGGACAGTTCACGTAACCCATGGCCAGACGGAAACTCTTGCCCGCTATCTGTCGGAAACGGATGGACTGAATGCCCAGCCCCTGGAAACCTTGTTTGAGGGGGAAGGGGGTGGTTAA
- the nuoH gene encoding NADH-quinone oxidoreductase subunit NuoH: protein MNSGIDLQGSFIQALTELGLPAGAAKLVWMPLPMVLMLGAATVWALVATWLERKISAAAQQRVGPEYMGPFGLLVPVADVLKLLFKEDVVPLKADVWLYTLGPMLVFVPIFISYLIVPFGQNLIISDIGIGIFLWIALSSIAPIGLLMAGYASNNKYSLLGGLRAAAQSISYEIPLALSVLAVIMMSNSLSTIDIVQQQSGYGILGWNVWRQPVGFAIFWIAALAECERIPFDLPEAEEELVAGYQTEYAAIKFMLFYAGSYVNLVLSALMVSVLYLGGWEFPIPVGMIAGWLGISETTPWLQVITATLGVVMTLVKAYALLFVTILLRWTVPRVRIDQLLDLGWKFLLPVSLVNLLLTAGLKLAFPFAFGG, encoded by the coding sequence ATGAACTCCGGTATCGATCTACAAGGAAGCTTTATTCAGGCCCTGACAGAGTTGGGCCTTCCGGCAGGAGCGGCGAAGCTGGTCTGGATGCCGCTACCCATGGTATTGATGCTCGGTGCAGCAACGGTTTGGGCGCTGGTTGCCACCTGGCTGGAGCGAAAAATCTCAGCAGCGGCTCAACAGCGTGTCGGTCCAGAATATATGGGGCCTTTCGGATTACTGGTTCCAGTTGCCGATGTGCTCAAACTTCTGTTTAAAGAAGACGTTGTCCCCCTAAAGGCAGATGTCTGGCTTTATACTTTGGGACCCATGCTCGTTTTTGTCCCCATCTTTATTTCTTATCTGATTGTGCCTTTTGGTCAGAACCTGATCATCAGTGACATTGGGATTGGCATTTTCCTGTGGATTGCCCTCTCCAGCATTGCCCCGATCGGTCTGTTGATGGCAGGTTATGCCTCCAACAACAAATACTCTTTGCTGGGAGGCTTGCGGGCTGCGGCTCAATCCATCAGCTACGAGATCCCGTTGGCCCTGTCTGTACTAGCGGTGATCATGATGTCTAACTCCCTGAGCACGATCGACATTGTGCAACAGCAGTCTGGCTATGGCATTTTGGGTTGGAACGTCTGGCGACAACCCGTTGGGTTTGCCATCTTCTGGATTGCCGCTCTGGCTGAATGTGAGCGGATTCCCTTTGACTTGCCAGAGGCTGAGGAAGAGCTAGTGGCGGGTTACCAAACGGAGTATGCCGCTATTAAATTTATGCTGTTTTACGCCGGTTCTTACGTCAACCTGGTGCTCTCTGCTCTGATGGTATCTGTGCTGTACCTGGGAGGCTGGGAGTTTCCGATTCCCGTTGGCATGATTGCTGGTTGGCTGGGGATCAGTGAGACAACTCCCTGGCTCCAGGTCATTACGGCGACCTTGGGAGTTGTCATGACTCTGGTCAAAGCCTACGCCCTGCTCTTCGTGACGATCTTGCTTCGGTGGACTGTTCCCCGCGTCCGGATCGACCAGTTGCTGGATCTGGGTTGGAAGTTTCTCCTACCCGTTTCCCTGGTCAATTTACTCCTAACCGCTGGTTTGAAACTGGCTTTTCCCTTCGCCTTTGGTGGCTAG
- a CDS encoding serine/threonine-protein kinase codes for MAENPQVPFLNDWDQFARSPSEAIAEPVSINSAFESSTQAADDQSSCTGELTRSGHSRRTRRVFRGRYKVLRSLGRGGFGITYLAKDISLPGHPLCVIKKLSPKIDNPAILKNACQRFKKEAEILARLGSHAQIPQLLDYFEAKGQFFLVQEYIRGANLADELKRTGPWSEAEVKQFLKELLPLVRYVHQNQVIHRDIKPQNIIRCHDDGRLVLIDFGAIKEQLSDTEGTNAKAPTTHFVGTIGFAPPEQLAMRSVFASDIYAIGLTCLYLLTGQTPLQYDYDSLTGETRWKSLVKVSDHFAKVLTKMLKISLAERYQSVGEIIRALNLEPYLDNLSPCLTTQPPASDAKQSQDSQPGQHYLTPIERTAEAIRDWRAKQKIRILRSNKCDPR; via the coding sequence ATGGCTGAGAATCCGCAAGTACCTTTTTTAAATGACTGGGATCAGTTTGCCAGATCGCCGTCAGAAGCGATCGCTGAACCGGTTTCGATTAATTCTGCATTTGAAAGCTCAACTCAAGCCGCCGATGACCAATCTTCCTGCACCGGAGAACTGACCCGGTCTGGTCACTCCCGCCGAACCAGACGAGTGTTTCGAGGCCGCTACAAGGTCTTGCGTTCCCTGGGTAGAGGGGGCTTTGGTATTACTTATCTGGCTAAGGATATTTCTTTGCCCGGTCATCCCCTCTGTGTGATTAAAAAACTCTCACCTAAAATCGATAATCCAGCCATCTTAAAGAATGCCTGTCAGCGCTTCAAGAAGGAAGCGGAAATCCTGGCTCGATTAGGAAGCCATGCCCAGATTCCCCAACTTCTGGATTATTTTGAAGCGAAAGGGCAATTTTTTCTAGTTCAGGAATATATCCGGGGAGCGAATCTGGCGGATGAACTCAAGCGCACGGGGCCTTGGTCAGAGGCTGAAGTGAAACAGTTCTTGAAGGAATTGCTGCCCCTGGTCCGCTATGTGCACCAGAATCAAGTGATTCATCGGGATATCAAACCCCAAAATATTATTCGCTGTCATGATGATGGCAGGCTGGTTTTAATCGATTTTGGGGCGATCAAGGAGCAGTTGAGTGATACTGAAGGCACGAATGCCAAAGCGCCTACCACCCATTTTGTTGGCACCATCGGTTTTGCACCGCCTGAGCAACTGGCGATGCGATCGGTCTTTGCTAGCGACATTTATGCGATCGGGTTGACCTGTCTTTACCTGCTCACAGGGCAGACCCCTTTGCAATATGACTATGATTCTTTAACCGGAGAAACACGCTGGAAAAGTCTGGTCAAGGTCAGTGATCACTTTGCCAAAGTGCTGACCAAGATGTTAAAAATCTCTCTGGCTGAACGTTATCAGTCTGTGGGTGAAATTATTCGGGCTCTGAATCTGGAACCCTATCTGGACAATCTCTCTCCCTGTCTGACGACTCAACCCCCTGCTTCTGATGCTAAACAGAGTCAGGATTCACAGCCGGGCCAGCATTACTTGACCCCAATCGAGCGGACAGCAGAGGCCATCCGAGACTGGCGGGCCAAGCAGAAAATCAGAATTTTGCGATCGAACAAGTGCGATCCGCGATAA
- the larE gene encoding ATP-dependent sacrificial sulfur transferase LarE, which translates to MLSEKYTYLKTLFAEMDRALIAYSGGIDSTLVAKLAWDVLGDRALAITANSPSLLPEDLEDACIQAAEIGIAHEVIETHEMANPNYRANPVNRCYFCKSELHDTLQPLALQRGYPYVVDGVNADDLQDYRPGIQAAKERGVRSPLAEAGLSKAEVRELARQLDLPWWDKPAQPCLSSRFPYGEEITVAKLQRVGRSEYHLRKLGWRNLRVRSEGDTARIELPPEQIKEFVLTTDLTTLVRTFQSYGFLYVTLDLEGYRSGKLNQVLQRT; encoded by the coding sequence ATGCTGTCTGAAAAATATACCTACCTCAAAACCCTATTTGCCGAAATGGACCGGGCCCTGATTGCCTATTCTGGGGGAATTGACAGCACCCTGGTCGCCAAGCTGGCCTGGGATGTGCTGGGCGATCGGGCCCTGGCGATCACAGCTAATTCTCCCTCCCTGCTACCGGAAGATCTGGAAGATGCCTGTATCCAAGCTGCTGAAATCGGCATCGCCCACGAAGTGATCGAAACCCACGAGATGGCAAATCCCAACTACAGGGCTAACCCGGTCAACCGCTGCTACTTTTGTAAGAGCGAATTACACGACACCCTGCAACCCCTGGCCCTGCAGCGGGGGTATCCCTATGTGGTAGACGGGGTGAATGCCGACGATCTGCAGGATTATCGTCCTGGTATTCAGGCCGCAAAGGAACGAGGCGTCAGATCGCCTCTGGCCGAGGCTGGGCTTTCTAAGGCAGAAGTGCGGGAGCTAGCTCGCCAGCTCGATCTTCCCTGGTGGGATAAACCAGCCCAACCCTGTCTCAGTTCTCGCTTTCCCTACGGGGAAGAAATCACGGTGGCCAAACTTCAGCGGGTGGGTCGATCGGAATATCACCTCCGTAAACTCGGCTGGCGCAATCTGCGGGTGCGATCGGAGGGAGACACCGCCCGCATTGAACTCCCTCCGGAACAGATTAAGGAATTTGTCCTGACCACGGACCTGACTACCCTGGTTAGGACCTTCCAATCCTACGGGTTTCTCTACGTGACGCTGGACCTGGAGGGCTACCGTAGTGGCAAACTGAACCAGGTGTTACAACGCACCTGA
- a CDS encoding putative PEP-binding protein: protein MSELYWLHQIQPSDRRLVGDRAFYLSQLIQSGYPAVSGFVISAQLLRDFLGSIDWLEPLFADLANSSLHLNLTDPHQLRTIARHIRQGITTADLRASWLNNLESYFQSWQAPALRLSPSLYIQDASMGLDLQFAGLLDAHVSWTDLDSVVAGVKQVWSQFFRAKSLLCYQHYKVQLHQLHLAILVQPVWPTISSGILKTDGRILEIQSVWGAGLSLTLGEVTPDIYRLSLESGKVESFQPGSRNYAYDLRVEGSTSQPSAKRQDCLHSYVPEIDPVSPLPPDFLQELIQVARQVIADFHRAFALEWEILAPTPTGSSLHLTRFNLGKAGDFSPAPSQQPIQADLTPVNPSLQPPLLKGFAVSAGQVQAQAYVTDVDRPPESIPIGAILVIPVITPDWLPVLKQSVGLIAEQGGATSHGAIVARELGIPAIVGAIGATHRIQTGDSILLDGNQGLVYDADMPGTPELSLQPIIATTTSSFPMNLPAIATQLMVNLSQMDRAQEIGSLRVDGIGLLRSELMLVDVLAGQHPLTWVKQNRQAELMDWITRQLEQASHFFAPRPIFYRTLDLRSHEFRSLRGGESPTLETNPMLGMRGTFAYLRDPTLFDLELAVLKRVYELGCTNVRLLLPFVRTVEEFVFCKQRIEQAGLLYYSQFQIWIMAEVPSILFLLPDLVQAGVQGISIGTNDLTQLLLGVDRDQEQMAVAFDSNHPAVRRAIEQFIQIATQLKIPCSICGQAPAQYPDLIEDLIRWGITSISVEPQAVEQTYWAIARAERRLLLEAMQVQGR, encoded by the coding sequence GTGAGCGAACTTTACTGGTTGCATCAAATTCAACCCTCGGATCGGAGGCTGGTTGGAGATCGAGCCTTCTATCTGAGTCAGTTAATTCAAAGTGGGTATCCTGCGGTATCTGGTTTTGTCATCTCGGCTCAGCTACTACGAGATTTCCTGGGCTCGATCGATTGGCTGGAGCCTCTTTTCGCTGATCTAGCCAATTCGTCTCTCCATCTGAACTTAACCGATCCCCACCAGCTCAGAACGATCGCCCGCCACATCCGGCAAGGCATAACAACAGCCGACTTGCGGGCAAGCTGGCTCAACAATCTGGAGAGTTACTTCCAATCCTGGCAGGCTCCTGCCCTGCGTCTAAGCCCCTCTCTTTACATTCAGGATGCCTCTATGGGGCTTGATCTCCAGTTTGCTGGCCTCCTAGATGCCCATGTTTCTTGGACTGATCTGGATTCTGTGGTTGCTGGTGTGAAACAGGTTTGGTCCCAATTTTTCAGGGCCAAAAGCCTCCTCTGCTATCAGCACTACAAGGTGCAACTGCACCAACTCCACCTGGCTATCCTGGTCCAACCCGTCTGGCCCACGATCTCGTCAGGCATCCTCAAAACAGATGGCCGTATTCTGGAGATTCAGTCTGTTTGGGGAGCAGGACTATCCCTGACCCTGGGAGAAGTCACCCCTGATATTTATCGACTGTCTTTAGAGAGTGGGAAAGTGGAAAGCTTTCAGCCTGGCAGCCGCAACTATGCCTATGACTTAAGGGTTGAGGGCTCAACGTCACAGCCTTCTGCTAAGAGGCAAGACTGCCTGCACTCCTATGTTCCAGAAATAGATCCAGTCAGCCCCCTCCCACCAGACTTTCTCCAGGAACTAATCCAGGTGGCTCGTCAAGTCATTGCTGATTTTCACCGGGCTTTTGCCCTGGAGTGGGAGATCTTAGCCCCCACTCCAACTGGCTCCAGTCTGCACCTTACCCGGTTTAACCTGGGCAAAGCGGGAGATTTTTCCCCTGCTCCATCCCAACAGCCCATCCAGGCCGACCTGACACCGGTCAACCCATCTCTACAACCTCCTCTGCTCAAAGGTTTTGCCGTTTCAGCAGGTCAGGTTCAAGCTCAAGCCTATGTCACTGATGTCGATCGACCGCCTGAGTCCATTCCCATTGGGGCCATCCTGGTCATCCCCGTGATCACACCAGATTGGTTGCCAGTTCTGAAGCAATCAGTTGGGCTGATTGCAGAGCAAGGTGGGGCTACATCTCACGGGGCGATCGTTGCCCGAGAACTGGGCATCCCCGCGATCGTTGGTGCGATTGGAGCCACCCATCGGATTCAGACAGGCGACAGCATTCTGCTGGATGGCAATCAGGGACTGGTATACGACGCCGATATGCCAGGGACGCCGGAGTTGTCCCTGCAACCCATCATCGCCACAACTACTTCATCTTTCCCAATGAACCTACCGGCGATCGCCACCCAACTCATGGTCAACCTGAGTCAGATGGACCGAGCCCAGGAGATCGGTTCCCTGCGAGTCGATGGGATCGGCCTGTTGCGATCGGAACTGATGCTAGTTGATGTGCTAGCAGGACAACATCCCCTGACCTGGGTCAAACAGAACCGCCAGGCAGAACTCATGGACTGGATCACCCGACAGCTTGAACAAGCCAGCCATTTTTTTGCCCCCCGACCTATCTTCTATCGAACGCTGGACCTGCGATCCCATGAATTTCGCTCTCTCAGAGGTGGAGAATCTCCAACTCTGGAAACAAATCCCATGTTAGGCATGCGAGGAACTTTTGCCTATTTGCGAGACCCCACCCTGTTTGATCTGGAATTGGCTGTTCTGAAGCGAGTTTATGAATTGGGTTGTACCAATGTTCGCCTGCTATTGCCTTTTGTGCGCACTGTGGAAGAATTTGTCTTCTGCAAACAGCGAATCGAGCAAGCCGGATTACTTTACTACAGCCAGTTTCAAATCTGGATTATGGCAGAAGTTCCCTCAATCCTATTCTTGCTGCCAGACCTAGTCCAGGCAGGAGTTCAAGGGATTTCCATTGGCACCAATGACCTGACCCAGCTCCTTCTGGGGGTCGATCGGGATCAGGAACAGATGGCTGTTGCTTTTGACAGCAACCACCCAGCAGTGCGGCGAGCGATCGAGCAGTTCATTCAAATTGCCACCCAATTAAAAATTCCCTGCTCCATTTGTGGACAGGCCCCAGCACAATATCCAGACCTGATTGAGGATCTGATCCGCTGGGGCATTACGTCCATTTCCGTGGAACCCCAGGCCGTAGAACAGACCTACTGGGCGATCGCGCGCGCTGAGCGGCGGCTATTGTTGGAAGCCATGCAAGTCCAGGGGCGTTAA
- the nuoK gene encoding NADH-quinone oxidoreductase subunit NuoK: MQLEYFLLLAAALFCIGIYGLVTSRNAVRVLMSIELLLNAVNINLMAFSNYLDGQLVRGQVFTVFVIAIAAAEAAVGLAIVLSIYRNRDTVDMEQFNLLKW; encoded by the coding sequence ATGCAACTTGAGTATTTCCTTCTACTGGCTGCGGCCCTCTTCTGCATTGGGATTTATGGCCTGGTTACCAGCCGTAATGCCGTTCGAGTTCTGATGTCGATCGAACTCCTGCTGAATGCCGTCAACATCAATCTAATGGCTTTTTCCAACTACCTGGATGGTCAACTAGTCAGGGGCCAGGTGTTTACGGTGTTTGTGATTGCCATCGCTGCAGCGGAGGCAGCAGTCGGGCTGGCGATCGTGCTTTCCATCTATCGCAACCGTGACACGGTAGATATGGAACAATTTAACCTGCTGAAATGGTAA
- the ndhI gene encoding NAD(P)H-quinone oxidoreductase subunit I has protein sequence MKFLKQVGDYTKGAVQSARYIGQGLSVTFDHMRRRPITVQYPYEKLIPSERFRGRIHFEFDKCIACEVCVRVCPINLPVVDWQFSKETKKKQLKHYSIDFGVCIFCGNCVEYCPTNCLSMTEEYELSTYDRHELNYDNVALGRLPYKVTDDPMVTPLRELAYLPKGVMEPHDLPAGSQRAGQRPEEILEQMEK, from the coding sequence TTGAAGTTCCTCAAGCAAGTCGGTGACTATACAAAGGGGGCTGTTCAATCTGCCCGTTACATTGGCCAGGGGTTGTCGGTCACCTTTGACCACATGCGTCGCCGTCCCATCACCGTCCAGTATCCCTACGAGAAACTTATTCCTTCAGAACGCTTCCGGGGCCGAATTCATTTTGAGTTTGATAAGTGTATTGCCTGCGAAGTCTGTGTTAGGGTCTGTCCGATTAATCTGCCAGTTGTAGATTGGCAGTTTAGCAAAGAGACCAAGAAAAAGCAGCTGAAACACTACAGTATTGACTTTGGGGTCTGTATTTTCTGCGGTAATTGCGTGGAATACTGCCCTACCAACTGTCTGTCTATGACCGAAGAATATGAGCTTTCGACCTACGATCGTCATGAGCTCAACTACGATAACGTGGCCCTGGGCCGTCTCCCCTACAAGGTCACGGATGATCCCATGGTGACGCCCCTGCGAGAGCTGGCTTACCTGCCCAAGGGCGTCATGGAGCCCCATGATCTGCCCGCTGGTTCTCAACGGGCTGGTCAGCGTCCAGAAGAGATTCTGGAACAGATGGAAAAATAG
- a CDS encoding ABC transporter permease, which yields MNPVRILTIASHVFREVIRDRVLYLVAFYGFLLVVAIRLLPEVSAGAENKILLDLGLGVIGLLGLIVSIFVGTSLISKEIEKRTVYILLAKPITQIELIVGKHLGLSAVLAVLLGLMTAIYMGILSWSQIPYPMGSILITVLYNLLELSLLAAVALVFSVFTGPLLATLISFAVYLIGHFSRDLVALGNLSDKAEIQRLTRSIYLLLPDLSRLDFKNEAVYGILPDPSTMAMNAGYALLYVVLLLSVATLIFSYREF from the coding sequence ATGAATCCAGTCAGAATCCTGACCATCGCCAGTCACGTCTTTAGAGAAGTGATTCGCGATCGGGTCCTTTATCTGGTGGCATTTTATGGATTTCTCCTGGTTGTAGCTATACGCCTGTTACCCGAGGTTTCTGCTGGTGCCGAAAACAAAATCTTGCTGGATCTGGGCCTTGGGGTTATTGGCCTTCTTGGCTTGATTGTGTCTATCTTCGTTGGGACCAGTTTAATCAGTAAGGAAATTGAGAAGCGGACCGTTTATATCCTGCTAGCCAAACCCATCACCCAGATTGAGTTAATTGTTGGTAAGCATTTGGGCCTGTCGGCAGTCCTGGCAGTCCTACTTGGCCTGATGACGGCGATTTACATGGGAATCCTGAGTTGGAGCCAGATTCCCTACCCAATGGGCAGTATTCTGATCACCGTACTTTACAACCTGCTTGAGTTATCTTTGCTCGCAGCTGTAGCTCTGGTCTTCAGTGTCTTCACTGGGCCGCTCCTGGCTACCCTGATCAGTTTTGCTGTTTACCTGATTGGTCACTTCAGCCGCGATCTGGTCGCTCTGGGAAATCTGTCGGATAAAGCCGAGATTCAGCGTCTGACCCGAAGTATCTATCTCCTTTTGCCTGACCTGTCCCGGTTAGATTTCAAAAATGAGGCCGTTTACGGTATTTTACCCGACCCTTCCACAATGGCTATGAATGCAGGCTATGCCCTGCTCTATGTAGTGCTGTTGTTGTCTGTTGCGACGCTAATTTTTTCTTACCGAGAGTTTTGA
- a CDS encoding tetratricopeptide repeat protein, translating into MSQDQGSHPWLSQHGNTLFSLGRYESAISRYDKILEERPGSYRAWSFRGFALEHLGRHAEALDSFDQAIYLKPKIPLAWHGKGMVLAKLHRYEEAIASFDRALKYKPDDPKVWYNRGSALIRLRRFREAISSFDQCVEHKPDNYRAWYNRGTALANLGRHQEAFASFDTAITVKPKCAYAWHYRGIILTRLNRYEEAIDSFEKCLLIKPNDPSVWYNRARCAAFLKDTEQVIICLQRAIGLSPHPYQDKARLDRDFVAVYEDPRFQALVQKSELQLPPLEYPDHREGKP; encoded by the coding sequence ATGAGCCAAGATCAAGGTTCTCACCCTTGGCTAAGTCAGCATGGCAACACGCTGTTTAGCCTGGGGCGTTATGAAAGTGCCATTAGTCGATACGATAAAATCCTGGAGGAACGTCCAGGCTCCTACCGGGCTTGGAGCTTCCGGGGTTTTGCGCTGGAGCACTTAGGCCGTCATGCGGAGGCTCTGGATAGTTTTGACCAGGCTATTTATCTCAAGCCCAAGATTCCCCTGGCCTGGCATGGTAAAGGCATGGTGCTGGCCAAACTGCACCGCTATGAGGAAGCCATTGCCAGTTTTGACCGGGCCTTGAAATATAAACCGGACGATCCCAAGGTCTGGTACAACCGGGGCAGTGCGCTGATTCGCCTGCGCCGCTTCCGGGAAGCCATCAGCAGTTTTGATCAATGTGTAGAACATAAGCCAGACAATTACCGAGCCTGGTATAACCGGGGAACAGCCCTGGCCAACCTGGGACGCCATCAGGAAGCCTTCGCTAGCTTTGATACTGCCATCACGGTCAAACCCAAATGTGCCTACGCCTGGCATTATCGAGGCATCATCCTGACCCGCCTCAATCGCTACGAGGAAGCGATCGATAGTTTCGAGAAATGTCTTCTGATTAAACCCAATGACCCCAGCGTCTGGTATAACCGCGCCCGCTGTGCAGCTTTTCTGAAGGATACGGAACAGGTGATTATCTGTCTACAACGGGCGATCGGCCTCAGCCCCCACCCCTACCAGGATAAGGCTCGTTTGGATCGCGATTTTGTGGCTGTATACGAAGATCCCCGATTTCAGGCTCTGGTGCAAAAATCAGAGCTGCAACTTCCACCCCTGGAATATCCAGACCACCGAGAGGGAAAACCATGA
- a CDS encoding NADH-quinone oxidoreductase subunit J: MNLAEGVQIVSLGLLSLMVIAAALGVVLASNIVYSAFLLGGVFISISGLYILLNASFVAAAQVLIYVGAVNVLILFAIMLVNKRQDFQPLPNALARKGVTGLVCVGLFALLTTMILSTPWDLSTATPAGDQAIVVIGEHFFTDFLLPFELASVLLLMALIGAIVLARREFLPPAITTQYDQQQSVLMLPERPRESALAGTASPAQEPGSST; the protein is encoded by the coding sequence GTGAACTTAGCGGAAGGCGTACAAATTGTTTCCTTGGGCCTGCTCTCCCTGATGGTGATTGCTGCTGCTTTGGGCGTAGTTCTGGCCAGCAACATTGTCTACTCGGCATTCTTGCTGGGGGGCGTCTTCATCAGTATTTCTGGTCTTTATATCTTGCTGAATGCCAGTTTTGTGGCTGCTGCCCAGGTTCTGATCTATGTCGGCGCTGTGAACGTGTTGATCCTGTTTGCCATCATGTTGGTGAATAAGCGACAGGACTTTCAGCCTCTGCCCAATGCGCTGGCCCGTAAAGGGGTGACGGGGCTGGTCTGTGTGGGGCTGTTTGCCCTCCTGACCACCATGATCCTCTCAACCCCCTGGGATCTCTCCACGGCAACTCCGGCTGGGGATCAGGCGATCGTGGTCATTGGGGAACACTTCTTCACCGACTTCTTGCTGCCCTTTGAACTGGCATCGGTTTTACTACTGATGGCCCTGATTGGCGCAATTGTGCTGGCCCGACGAGAGTTTCTGCCCCCTGCGATCACAACCCAGTATGATCAGCAGCAGTCTGTGCTGATGTTACCGGAGCGACCTCGGGAGTCTGCCCTGGCTGGAACTGCCTCTCCTGCCCAAGAGCCGGGCAGTAGCACCTAA
- a CDS encoding tetratricopeptide repeat protein produces MPAQDFSGAVLVQDPFRWYQHGSQLSDQGEYKAAIASFDRAISLDPKSTLAWHGRGLALGRMGQFEEAIINIGRALRLNPKDHKAWYNQGKAQLQLKRYRDAITSFGRVVEMQPRNHRAWYYLGRALAQVGQNQQALVSLNQALCIHPLYHAAITQYGLILAKMGRYEDAIDSFNMLLKLKPDNAGAWYSKARCYALQEDVEMAISCLQHLLRISPNLYLTMAQIDSNFNNIRETERFQCWMEDMKQMF; encoded by the coding sequence ATGCCAGCTCAAGACTTTTCAGGTGCTGTGTTAGTTCAAGATCCCTTCAGATGGTATCAGCATGGTAGCCAGCTCTCAGATCAGGGGGAGTATAAGGCTGCGATCGCCAGCTTTGATCGGGCCATTTCCCTGGATCCAAAGTCAACGCTGGCCTGGCATGGCCGAGGGTTAGCCCTGGGGCGCATGGGGCAATTCGAGGAAGCCATCATCAATATTGGTCGGGCACTCCGTCTGAATCCTAAAGACCATAAAGCCTGGTATAACCAGGGTAAAGCCCAGCTCCAGTTAAAGCGCTACCGGGATGCCATTACCAGCTTTGGCCGAGTCGTTGAAATGCAACCGAGAAATCATCGGGCCTGGTACTATCTGGGCAGAGCCCTCGCCCAGGTAGGGCAAAATCAGCAGGCACTGGTGAGTTTGAATCAGGCCCTTTGTATTCATCCCCTCTACCATGCGGCCATCACCCAGTACGGACTGATTCTGGCCAAAATGGGCCGCTATGAGGACGCGATCGATAGCTTCAACATGCTCCTGAAGCTAAAACCAGACAATGCCGGAGCCTGGTACAGCAAGGCCCGATGTTATGCGCTGCAAGAGGATGTTGAAATGGCAATCAGTTGCCTACAACACCTTCTGAGAATCAGCCCCAACCTCTACCTGACCATGGCTCAGATTGACTCTAACTTTAATAACATTCGGGAAACAGAACGCTTCCAGTGCTGGATGGAAGATATGAAGCAGATGTTTTAG